A genomic stretch from Candidatus Baltobacteraceae bacterium includes:
- a CDS encoding LuxR C-terminal-related transcriptional regulator yields the protein MVAGLMRTRINERIARAARFPVTLIVAPAGFGKSVALRDYLTTARLDAVRYDVPREDDSLVAFARGLAGAFEPLVPDIAATWPAMQQRFAHARAPLTEVGDWFAEHLRRVVATVVIDDLHHAAVDRNCVPLIVDLIERTTGRVKWIVASRSDVGLPVASWVGYGRIDVPIGEDDLRFTPQEALAAATEAPDEIAPSEIEALRELVAGWPVALNIALRTRSHAVDLRAATAGAREMLYRYLTEQIYASLDPQQRRFLLNTSALPSFDLEMASKLGADSELLAQLKRGAGFLSEEPAGVYRYHDLFRDFLENELAREDPRHRREILIRAGSLLELNRNHARALALFTRAQAREQIVDLLVREGIPLFEHGENETLQAALDTLTASDQRSDARIVGLKAMLEAGRGAFELAERDFVDAIDGAREAGVRAMLVHRYAIELIRHGRDAGDLLSPYADDAALAPALRVPILGTYATALARGGHLEDALKTIAAASSIIDASVSDEARARFYQQAAFVHHLLPARGDAWKFAKIAIDLAQARGLYDVAARAYSVLYVIVYDDEDDPIESLAILDRLIESARKSASQQTRLYGLFVSYDIEVDRGNDAGIEQLETEIAQMMVPLPQTREEALLPALALRKAWEGEFDAAYRTLAGTVEHQTGSDRKALRAAEIALYALASGRAGEGEARMREAQQLLETDTGTARRVARTKLMLALCDLLRGRGAAAYRTIAEAERILPPRSRHLRALAQVLGVLYRRTLGENEPAAFEAGLERLRAHHFGGIARLLSALPFAAPEACNYTMLTFAERTILVELARGASSKEIAAESGRSAQTIDTHIRSICRKLNCRGRREAVTLALRSGWVKS from the coding sequence ATGGTTGCCGGGCTTATGCGCACGCGCATCAACGAACGCATCGCGCGGGCCGCGCGATTCCCGGTGACGTTGATCGTTGCCCCGGCGGGTTTCGGCAAGAGCGTCGCCTTGCGCGACTACCTCACGACTGCGCGCCTCGATGCCGTCCGGTACGACGTTCCACGCGAGGACGACTCGCTGGTGGCTTTCGCACGCGGCCTCGCCGGCGCGTTCGAGCCGCTCGTGCCCGACATCGCCGCGACCTGGCCCGCGATGCAGCAGCGCTTCGCGCACGCTCGCGCTCCCCTCACCGAAGTCGGTGACTGGTTCGCAGAGCACCTGCGCCGCGTCGTTGCGACCGTCGTGATCGACGATCTTCATCACGCCGCGGTAGACCGGAACTGCGTCCCGCTGATCGTCGACCTCATCGAGCGCACGACGGGACGGGTCAAGTGGATCGTCGCCTCGCGCAGCGACGTCGGGCTGCCGGTCGCCAGCTGGGTCGGCTACGGACGCATCGACGTCCCGATCGGCGAGGACGACCTGCGCTTTACGCCGCAAGAGGCGCTGGCCGCGGCTACCGAGGCGCCCGACGAAATCGCTCCAAGCGAGATCGAAGCGCTGCGAGAGCTCGTAGCCGGTTGGCCCGTCGCGCTGAACATCGCGCTGCGGACGCGCAGTCACGCGGTCGATCTGCGCGCGGCAACGGCGGGCGCGCGCGAAATGCTCTACCGCTATCTGACCGAGCAGATCTACGCAAGCCTCGATCCGCAACAGCGGCGGTTTCTTCTGAACACCAGCGCGCTTCCCAGTTTCGATCTCGAGATGGCAAGCAAGCTCGGCGCGGATTCGGAACTGCTCGCACAGCTCAAGCGCGGCGCCGGCTTCTTGAGCGAGGAGCCGGCCGGCGTCTATCGCTACCACGACCTCTTTCGCGATTTTCTCGAAAACGAACTGGCGCGCGAAGACCCGCGGCATCGCCGCGAAATCCTGATCCGGGCGGGCTCGCTGCTCGAGCTGAACCGGAACCACGCACGCGCGCTTGCGCTCTTTACCCGCGCGCAGGCGCGGGAACAGATCGTCGACCTGCTCGTCCGCGAAGGAATTCCGCTTTTCGAGCACGGCGAAAACGAAACACTCCAAGCTGCGCTGGACACGCTGACCGCGAGCGACCAGCGCAGCGACGCACGGATCGTTGGCCTCAAGGCAATGCTCGAAGCGGGGCGAGGCGCCTTTGAACTGGCCGAGCGCGACTTCGTCGACGCGATCGACGGCGCTCGAGAAGCGGGCGTCCGCGCGATGCTCGTGCATCGCTACGCAATCGAGTTGATCCGCCACGGCCGCGATGCCGGCGACCTGCTCTCCCCGTATGCCGACGACGCGGCGCTCGCGCCCGCGCTGCGCGTGCCGATCCTCGGGACCTACGCGACCGCCCTCGCTCGTGGTGGACACCTCGAGGACGCCTTGAAGACGATTGCCGCGGCAAGCAGTATCATCGACGCCAGCGTGAGCGACGAAGCTCGCGCGCGCTTCTATCAGCAGGCGGCCTTCGTTCATCACCTCTTGCCGGCGCGCGGCGACGCGTGGAAATTTGCGAAAATTGCGATCGATCTCGCCCAAGCGCGTGGACTCTACGATGTTGCCGCCCGTGCCTATAGCGTGCTCTACGTGATCGTCTATGACGACGAAGACGACCCGATCGAAAGCCTCGCCATTTTGGATCGCTTGATCGAATCCGCGCGCAAGAGCGCAAGTCAGCAAACGCGCCTCTATGGCCTTTTTGTGTCATACGATATCGAGGTCGATCGCGGCAACGACGCCGGCATCGAACAACTCGAGACCGAGATCGCCCAAATGATGGTGCCGCTGCCCCAGACGCGCGAGGAAGCGCTCTTGCCGGCCCTCGCGCTGCGCAAGGCCTGGGAGGGCGAGTTCGACGCTGCGTACCGGACGCTCGCCGGTACCGTGGAACATCAAACCGGAAGCGATCGGAAAGCCCTGCGCGCCGCGGAGATCGCGCTCTATGCGCTCGCCTCCGGCCGCGCGGGGGAGGGCGAGGCGCGGATGCGCGAAGCGCAGCAGCTTCTCGAGACCGACACCGGCACGGCGCGGCGGGTGGCTCGGACCAAGCTGATGCTTGCCTTATGCGATCTCTTACGCGGACGCGGCGCGGCGGCGTACCGCACGATCGCCGAAGCAGAACGCATCTTGCCTCCTCGTTCGCGCCATCTGCGCGCACTCGCGCAAGTGTTGGGCGTTCTTTACCGCCGTACGCTGGGTGAGAACGAGCCGGCCGCATTCGAAGCCGGCCTCGAACGTTTGCGCGCACATCATTTCGGCGGCATCGCCCGGCTTCTCTCCGCGTTGCCGTTCGCCGCACCCGAAGCATGCAACTACACCATGCTCACCTTCGCCGAACGCACGATCTTGGTGGAACTCGCGCGCGGTGCCAGCTCAAAGGAAATTGCCGCCGAAAGCGGGCGCAGCGCGCAAACGATCGACACGCATATTCGCTCGATCTGCCGCAAATTGAATTGCCGCGGCCGGCGCGAAGCGGTGACGTTAGCGCTCCGGTCGGGGTGGGTAAAGAGCTAG